Part of the Cystobacter ferrugineus genome, CGCTCGCCTCGCTGTACGCGCTGAAGCGGGGCTTCACCACGATGGCATGGGGCGCCATCTTCAGGGCGCGGGCCATGGGCAGGGCGCTGCGCACGCCGTACCTGCGCACCTCGTAGGAGGCGGCCACCACCACGCCCCGCCGCGCGTCGCCCCCGACGATGATGGGCTTGCCGCGCAGCTCGGGACGATCCCGCTGCTCCACCGACGCATAGAAGGCGTCCATGTCCACGTGGATGATGGCTCGCATGGGTGGGCTCACTCTACGGGCTCCCTCCGACACGCCAGGCTCACGCGCCGGGCGGCACGGCCAGGGCGTGCTTCTCCAGCACGGCGCGCAGCTCCGAGGGCAGGGGACTCTCCACGCGCACGGGCTTGCGCGTCACCGGGTGGGTGAGCGCCAGCGCGCGGGCATGCAGGAAGAAGCGGCCGAGCCCCGGCTCCTCGCGGCCCTCGTACAGCGCGTCGCCCACGATGGGGGCGCCCACGGCGGCCAGGTGGGCACGCACCTGGTGCAGCACGCCCGTGGAGATGCGCACCTCCACGAGGCTGTACTCGCCCTCGCGCGCCAGCACGCGGAACTCCGAGTGCGCCTCGCGCGCGCCCTCGCCGCCCTCCACCGCGGGCTCCACCCGGTCCGGATGCCGCGGGTGGTGGCGCAGGGGCAGCTCGATTTCCCCCTCGTCCGCCAGGGGCCCCGTCACCAGCGCCCAGTAGCGCTTGTCCACCGCGCGCCCACCGAACGCCTCGCGCACCGCCGTCCACGCCTCGCGCGTGCGCGCCGCCACCATCACCCCGGACGTCTCGATGTCCAGCCGGTGGCACAGCCCGCCCTCGCGCTCGTCCTCCGAGGCCCCGGCGCACTCGGGATGGCGCGCCACCAGGGCGTTGGCCAGCGTGCCCGTCTCGCCCGGCTGCAAGGGGTGGGACGGGGTGCCCGCGGGCTTGTCCAGGAAGACGAGCGTCTCGTCCTCGTGCAGCACCACCAGCGGGGCTCCCGGCTCCGGCACCACCTCGCGCCGCTCCTCGGGCACCACCACGCCGATGCGCTGGCCCGCCGCGACGAGCATCCCCTTCTTCGCCGCGCGGCCGTCCACCTTCACCGCGCCCGCGTCGAAGAGCTTCTTGAGCCTCGCGCGCGACAGCCCCAGGGCCTCTCCGATGAAGAGATCCACCCGCTGCCCGGCCTTGTCCGCCTCCACCACCAGCGTGTGCGTCGTCGCGCTCGCGTTCACTCGGAGAGTGCCTCGTAGACTTCCTCCGCTGTCTGGAACCGGTCATCCGGTTCCTTGCGGAGGAGTCGATGCGCCACCCGCGCCAGTTGGGGATCCGCCCGGGGGTTGAGGGCCAAGAGGGGAGGGGGCTCGGTTTCCAGCACCTTGTGCCACAAGTCCACCGGGGACTTCGCGTCAAAAGGAGGCCGGCCCGTCAGCAGCTCGTACAGGACGACGCCCAGGCTGTAGAGGTCCGTGCGCCCATCGAGCGGCTCGCCCAGTATCTGCTCGGGCGCCATGTAGCGCAGCGTGCCCACCAGGCGGCCGTCCAGCGTCATGCCCGCGTCATCCGCGAGGAACTTCGCCAGGCCGAAGTCCATCAGCCGCACCTGCCGGTCCTCGTCCACCATGATGTTGGAGGGCTTCAGGTCGCGGTGCACCA contains:
- a CDS encoding RluA family pseudouridine synthase, whose amino-acid sequence is MNASATTHTLVVEADKAGQRVDLFIGEALGLSRARLKKLFDAGAVKVDGRAAKKGMLVAAGQRIGVVVPEERREVVPEPGAPLVVLHEDETLVFLDKPAGTPSHPLQPGETGTLANALVARHPECAGASEDEREGGLCHRLDIETSGVMVAARTREAWTAVREAFGGRAVDKRYWALVTGPLADEGEIELPLRHHPRHPDRVEPAVEGGEGAREAHSEFRVLAREGEYSLVEVRISTGVLHQVRAHLAAVGAPIVGDALYEGREEPGLGRFFLHARALALTHPVTRKPVRVESPLPSELRAVLEKHALAVPPGA